Proteins found in one Sporosarcina sp. FSL K6-3457 genomic segment:
- a CDS encoding TetR/AcrR family transcriptional regulator, with protein sequence MDRRQEILEAAAKSFSLFGYKATTMDQVAKIANVGKGTIYTFFANKEELFNAIVVKMIQEMRAEADSVAVEGAPFEQNAHARLMRMLKFRETHLLYAMLVDEEKELRTPAVIEVLETIEKEIVSYIKTKIEKAVAKGELKPCDSELVAYLLFKAYMALVADWGKTHDTELEEQRIVALLSGTIFKSLLV encoded by the coding sequence ATGGATCGCAGGCAGGAAATTTTAGAGGCGGCAGCAAAGTCATTTTCGCTTTTCGGCTACAAGGCGACAACGATGGATCAAGTCGCTAAAATTGCAAATGTCGGAAAAGGAACCATCTACACGTTTTTTGCCAACAAGGAAGAGTTATTCAATGCGATTGTTGTGAAAATGATCCAGGAGATGCGCGCAGAAGCAGATTCGGTTGCTGTTGAAGGTGCACCTTTTGAACAAAATGCACATGCTAGGTTAATGCGGATGCTCAAATTCCGTGAAACGCATTTATTGTATGCCATGCTTGTTGATGAAGAGAAAGAACTTCGGACACCGGCAGTCATTGAAGTGTTGGAAACAATCGAAAAAGAAATTGTTTCTTATATAAAAACGAAGATTGAAAAAGCAGTTGCTAAGGGTGAATTGAAGCCTTGTGACAGCGAGCTTGTCGCTTATTTATTATTCAAAGCGTATATGGCGCTTGTGGCTGACTGGGGGAAAACCCATGATACGGAGCTTGAAGAACAGCGCATTGTTGCGTTGCTGAGTGGGACAATATTCAAAAGTCTCTTAGTCTGA
- a CDS encoding ABC transporter ATP-binding protein, whose translation MDKKQVGLKPFFTLILSTGIPKLALAVGLTAGVLTTLAGLVVPLLTKNLVDGFSVASLSVPIMIAIGVAFILQAVIDGVSIYLLSYVGQKVVASLREKMWTKLIRLPVSHFDKESSGETVSRVVNDTGIVKELITQHFPQFITGIISIIGAVIILLVMDWKMTLIMLISVPITVAIMVPLGSRMAKISRGLQDETAVFTGHIQQTLGEIRLMKASNAELNEEASGKAGIQKLFKFGLKEARIFALIAPFMYLVVMVVIVMIIGYGGMRVASGTMSTGELVAFLLYLFQIIFPITSFAMFFTQLQKAKGATERIIDILELPLEEGQDGLAMDIAGKPVQVVDVSFAYEEDEPVIGNVSFEAQPGEMIAFAGPSGGGKTTMFGLLERFYEPTAGEIRIGDTPIKELSMASWRSQIGYVSQESAMMAGTIRENLCYGLDNGASISDERLWEVTEMAYADEFIKGFTNGLDTEVGERGVKLSGGQRQRIAIARAFLRDPKILMMDEATASLDSQSEGVVQDALTRLMEGRTTFVIAHRLSTIVDADKIIFIENGRVTGSGTHQELTQSHALYREFAEQQLA comes from the coding sequence ATGGATAAGAAACAAGTTGGCTTGAAGCCGTTTTTCACTCTTATTTTATCGACAGGCATCCCGAAGCTAGCTTTAGCTGTCGGTTTAACGGCGGGCGTGCTGACAACGCTAGCAGGTTTGGTCGTACCGCTGTTAACGAAAAATTTAGTAGATGGATTTTCGGTCGCTTCACTCAGCGTCCCGATAATGATTGCGATTGGAGTAGCGTTTATTCTCCAAGCAGTGATAGATGGGGTATCTATTTATTTACTCAGCTATGTAGGACAAAAAGTAGTGGCTAGTTTACGTGAAAAAATGTGGACTAAGCTTATTCGTTTGCCTGTTAGCCATTTCGATAAAGAATCGAGTGGTGAAACGGTGAGTCGTGTTGTTAATGACACCGGAATCGTTAAAGAATTGATTACACAACATTTTCCACAATTCATTACCGGAATTATTTCGATCATCGGTGCGGTCATTATTTTGCTTGTGATGGACTGGAAGATGACGCTTATCATGTTAATTTCAGTGCCGATTACAGTTGCTATCATGGTTCCATTGGGAAGTAGAATGGCTAAAATCTCTCGCGGCTTACAGGATGAAACAGCTGTATTTACAGGTCATATTCAACAGACACTTGGCGAAATTCGTTTGATGAAAGCTTCTAATGCCGAATTAAATGAAGAGGCAAGTGGTAAAGCTGGCATTCAAAAATTATTCAAATTTGGGTTGAAGGAAGCACGGATTTTTGCATTGATTGCTCCTTTTATGTACTTGGTTGTTATGGTCGTGATCGTCATGATTATCGGCTATGGCGGTATGCGTGTGGCAAGTGGCACGATGTCAACAGGTGAACTTGTTGCCTTCTTGCTCTACCTATTCCAAATCATTTTCCCAATCACATCCTTTGCGATGTTCTTTACGCAACTACAGAAAGCGAAAGGGGCAACAGAGCGTATTATTGATATTTTAGAGTTGCCATTGGAAGAAGGGCAGGATGGCTTGGCGATGGATATTGCGGGCAAACCCGTTCAAGTGGTAGATGTATCATTTGCTTATGAGGAAGATGAACCGGTCATCGGTAATGTGTCCTTCGAGGCACAGCCTGGTGAAATGATTGCCTTTGCTGGACCGAGTGGCGGGGGAAAAACAACGATGTTTGGGTTGTTGGAACGTTTCTATGAACCAACAGCTGGTGAAATCCGAATTGGCGACACACCTATCAAAGAATTGTCGATGGCATCATGGCGCAGTCAAATTGGCTATGTTTCACAAGAGAGTGCCATGATGGCTGGAACGATTCGTGAAAATTTATGCTACGGTTTAGACAATGGTGCAAGTATTTCGGATGAACGGCTGTGGGAAGTCACTGAAATGGCCTATGCTGATGAATTTATTAAAGGCTTTACGAATGGCTTGGACACGGAAGTTGGCGAACGTGGGGTGAAACTTTCAGGAGGTCAAAGGCAACGTATTGCCATTGCACGAGCCTTCTTACGGGATCCTAAAATATTAATGATGGACGAAGCGACCGCTAGTCTGGACAGTCAATCGGAAGGCGTTGTGCAAGATGCGCTGACACGCTTAATGGAAGGGCGTACAACATTTGTTATTGCCCACAGGTTATCAACAATCGTCGATGCGGATAAAATTATTTTTATTGAGAACGGGCGAGTGACAGGCAGTGGGACACATCAGGAATTGACGCAGTCCCATGCTTTGTATCGTGAGTTTGCAGAACAGCAATTGGCATAG
- the abc-f gene encoding ribosomal protection-like ABC-F family protein, which yields MICTIQQLSKMLGGNLIFENLSLDIKTGDKLGVVGRNGSGKTTLFKLIAGVERPDSGALHFKKGTKIGYLAQIPSFDKEITGHDVLNSAFEELKAMQVKMAQMEVELADPQQNDMEKLLQLYGDLQEEFARRDGYAIDSEIDKVINGLQLQAFVGRSFSQLSGGEQTKIMLGKLLLTKPDLLLLDEPTNHLDLFAVEWLEGYLTEYQGTVVIVSHDRYFLDCVVTKVADLEEGELHLYYGNYSSFIHEKEQRLMREFQDYEEQQKKIKKMREAIKRLRLWANEANPPNAALHRRARNMERALERMEKVRKPLIDPKKMALSFEAAPRSGKEVVVMEGITKSFGQQPLLREADFYVYWKDRTAIVGSNGSGKSTILKILLGELSVDSGFSKLGSNVKVGFLSQHFEIADPKARLIDVFRADVQVAEGESRHLLAKFMFYGPDVFKRIGDLSGGERMRLRLAQLMHQDINCLVLDEPTNHLDIESCEVLEEALEDFTGTIIAVSHDRYFLNKLFTRTAWLEDGAITMFDGPYNWARDKWQELQSRQIVEEVAPVVEVAKPAKEMKAVNVEEEIARLELAITSSEKDMECEMDWEKYELLIAEVASLKEQLASYYEQWMSEVE from the coding sequence ATGATCTGTACAATACAACAACTAAGCAAAATGCTTGGTGGCAATTTGATATTTGAAAATCTTTCATTGGACATAAAAACAGGAGATAAATTAGGGGTTGTTGGACGCAATGGTAGCGGGAAAACAACATTATTTAAGCTCATTGCAGGAGTGGAGCGACCGGATAGCGGTGCATTACATTTTAAAAAGGGGACGAAAATCGGCTATTTAGCGCAAATCCCTTCATTTGATAAAGAAATTACTGGACACGACGTACTAAATAGTGCATTTGAAGAGCTAAAGGCTATGCAGGTGAAGATGGCTCAGATGGAAGTTGAGCTTGCCGATCCTCAACAGAATGACATGGAAAAGTTACTTCAACTCTACGGTGATTTGCAGGAAGAGTTTGCTCGTCGTGACGGCTATGCCATCGATTCAGAAATTGATAAGGTCATTAATGGCTTGCAATTACAAGCATTTGTCGGACGCTCTTTCTCACAATTAAGTGGCGGCGAACAAACGAAGATTATGCTCGGCAAGCTGTTATTGACGAAGCCCGATTTACTGTTATTGGATGAACCGACGAATCACTTGGATTTATTTGCAGTGGAGTGGTTAGAGGGTTATTTAACAGAGTATCAGGGAACAGTCGTCATTGTTTCACATGACCGTTACTTTTTAGACTGTGTTGTGACAAAGGTTGCGGATCTGGAAGAGGGAGAGCTCCATCTTTATTACGGAAATTATTCTTCCTTTATCCACGAAAAAGAACAGCGACTGATGCGAGAATTTCAAGACTATGAAGAACAGCAAAAGAAGATTAAGAAGATGAGAGAAGCCATTAAGCGGCTGCGTCTATGGGCGAATGAGGCGAATCCACCGAATGCGGCATTGCACCGACGAGCGCGCAATATGGAACGGGCTTTGGAGCGGATGGAAAAGGTACGAAAACCGTTGATTGATCCGAAGAAAATGGCGTTATCATTTGAAGCTGCACCGCGCAGTGGCAAGGAAGTGGTTGTCATGGAAGGGATTACGAAATCATTCGGACAACAGCCATTGCTGAGGGAAGCAGATTTTTATGTGTACTGGAAGGATCGGACGGCGATTGTTGGCAGCAATGGTAGTGGGAAATCGACGATCTTGAAGATTTTATTAGGAGAATTATCGGTGGATAGTGGATTCAGCAAATTGGGGAGCAATGTGAAGGTAGGATTCTTATCGCAGCATTTCGAAATTGCTGATCCCAAGGCCCGTCTGATTGATGTTTTTCGGGCTGATGTTCAAGTGGCGGAAGGTGAGTCGCGTCATCTGTTAGCAAAATTCATGTTTTACGGACCAGACGTGTTCAAGCGCATTGGTGATTTAAGTGGTGGCGAGCGGATGCGGCTTCGTTTGGCCCAGCTCATGCATCAAGATATCAATTGTCTTGTGTTGGATGAACCGACGAACCATCTGGATATTGAATCATGCGAGGTGCTCGAAGAAGCGTTGGAGGATTTCACAGGTACAATCATTGCGGTTTCACATGATCGTTACTTTTTGAATAAATTATTCACACGTACAGCCTGGTTGGAAGACGGTGCCATTACGATGTTTGATGGGCCATATAACTGGGCACGTGACAAATGGCAGGAGCTTCAAAGTCGGCAGATAGTTGAAGAAGTGGCACCTGTGGTGGAAGTGGCGAAACCTGCGAAAGAAATGAAGGCTGTTAATGTGGAAGAAGAAATTGCGAGGCTTGAACTTGCCATCACTTCATCAGAAAAAGATATGGAATGTGAAATGGATTGGGAGAAGTATGAATTGCTAATAGCGGAAGTGGCTAGCTTGAAAGAGCAATTAGCATCTTATTATGAGCAGTGGATGAGTGAAGTAGAATAA
- a CDS encoding PBECR4 domain-containing protein — MINLSDILSLQHRPNFADIDLKTLSELYYQELYPHTYEFTLSSGEKILLKFDLDKFCHLLGVEKSIKHKIHFAKDRKAFRGIRGWNSIVDSTITKASIRAINGDLKKMKDKMLHFYYLPRLLDNGSLVIKYVPNTQSTIKSAYILYDISQADNVFVQIGIQPEKHGQWYFPETFLINRITATNPTNKQAEPPSTVIKIMNRLKYERFKPRKQLHTIPNRFRRKSRLV, encoded by the coding sequence ATGATAAATTTATCGGATATCCTTAGCTTGCAACATAGGCCTAACTTTGCAGATATTGATTTAAAAACCTTAAGTGAACTCTACTATCAAGAACTATATCCCCATACATATGAATTTACTTTATCTTCAGGTGAAAAAATTCTCCTCAAGTTTGATTTAGATAAATTTTGTCATCTTCTCGGAGTTGAAAAATCTATTAAACATAAAATTCATTTCGCAAAGGATCGTAAAGCTTTCAGGGGAATACGAGGATGGAACAGCATTGTAGATAGCACTATTACTAAAGCAAGTATACGCGCTATAAACGGTGACTTGAAGAAAATGAAGGATAAGATGCTACATTTTTATTACCTACCAAGACTTTTAGATAACGGTTCATTGGTTATTAAATACGTACCGAATACTCAAAGTACTATCAAAAGTGCATATATCTTATATGATATTAGCCAGGCAGATAATGTTTTTGTTCAAATTGGTATACAACCTGAAAAACATGGACAGTGGTACTTTCCAGAAACTTTTCTAATAAACCGAATTACAGCTACCAATCCAACAAATAAACAAGCAGAACCTCCTAGCACTGTTATCAAAATTATGAATAGATTGAAATACGAGCGATTTAAACCTAGGAAACAACTACATACAATACCTAATCGCTTTAGAAGAAAGTCTAGATTAGTTTAG
- a CDS encoding RAxF-45 family protein — MMLDTMYARESLLEYLATSCAITHEITPNGIGLSFLDNFSNHTAV; from the coding sequence ATGATGTTAGATACTATGTATGCACGTGAAAGTTTATTGGAATATTTAGCCACTTCATGTGCGATTACTCATGAAATTACGCCTAACGGGATAGGTCTGTCCTTTTTAGACAATTTCAGTAATCACACAGCTGTTTAG
- a CDS encoding YhgE/Pip domain-containing protein, protein MKKTMTWAEWKQLLRTRKMIVPMIAILFIPVLYAGMFLWAFWNPYANMDDLPVAIVDLDRGAEMDGEQLALGRELTDKLIDGKQFDFQRVSKVDAEKGLKNQDYYVVIEIPENFSEHATTLLDDEPEKLTMIYKPNEGFNFLSGQIGETAMDRIRAEVNEKVASTYAEKLFDSIMELGDGFGDAADGAGELHDGATKLVDGATELKGYLETLASSTITLADGSTKIGEGVSRAAVGAGELNAGLGTLSQGAKELLTGAQKASAGADGLKDGLTNYTAGVDQLAASYGQIGQKEQEFNTAASTLNEKSQQLNGAAGQLTGAAANVATGLEGLSTQLDPILAELPAEQQTAIGEALGQLTQGSAQLAGGMQELAAGTAALSQGTTELNGAAGQLSGAHSEALAGLDKLKGSSPQLLEGANALSAGNGDLASGVAQLAEGVATAQQGSSDLATGLVTLTEGTGTLKEGTDTLASKSQELAEGSVTLADGLVELDEGTVTLQEKLAEANETASEVNPTDKTYGMVGSPVDVEKDGINLVPNYGTGFAPYFLSMGLFIGALLLSIVFPLVEPAIKPTGAFKWFASKVSVLAIVGLLQALIAVGVVKFALGMETINTPLFVLTAIITSYTFIAIVQICVSILGDAGRFVAIIMLILQLTTSAGTFPLELIPAPLQIFNTVLPMTYSVQAFKGTISTGDLSFVWMNNGILVGFMVACLAITFGYFALLYTRRYSKETVEA, encoded by the coding sequence ATGAAGAAAACGATGACTTGGGCGGAGTGGAAACAACTGCTACGCACTAGAAAAATGATTGTACCAATGATTGCTATTCTGTTTATCCCGGTTTTATATGCGGGAATGTTTCTCTGGGCGTTTTGGAATCCCTATGCCAATATGGATGATTTGCCTGTTGCAATTGTCGATTTGGATAGAGGGGCGGAAATGGATGGTGAACAACTGGCCTTAGGGCGGGAGTTGACCGATAAATTAATCGACGGTAAGCAGTTTGATTTCCAAAGAGTTTCGAAAGTAGATGCGGAAAAAGGGCTTAAAAATCAAGACTATTACGTAGTCATTGAAATCCCGGAAAACTTTTCGGAGCATGCGACGACATTGTTGGATGATGAACCAGAGAAGCTAACGATGATTTATAAACCAAATGAAGGCTTCAACTTCTTATCTGGGCAAATTGGTGAGACGGCAATGGATCGAATTCGGGCGGAAGTGAACGAGAAAGTTGCTTCAACATATGCAGAAAAACTGTTTGATTCCATTATGGAATTGGGGGATGGTTTTGGAGACGCGGCAGATGGTGCGGGTGAATTGCATGATGGAGCCACAAAATTGGTTGATGGGGCTACAGAATTAAAAGGTTATCTTGAAACACTGGCGAGTAGCACGATTACATTAGCAGATGGGTCCACTAAAATCGGTGAAGGAGTGAGTCGAGCTGCTGTAGGTGCGGGTGAGTTGAACGCGGGGCTCGGCACTTTATCGCAGGGAGCAAAAGAACTTCTCACAGGAGCACAAAAAGCATCAGCTGGGGCTGATGGATTGAAAGACGGCCTGACAAATTATACAGCAGGTGTTGACCAATTGGCAGCAAGTTACGGACAAATTGGTCAGAAAGAGCAAGAGTTTAACACGGCTGCTAGCACGTTGAATGAAAAATCACAGCAGCTTAACGGGGCTGCAGGTCAATTAACAGGAGCGGCGGCTAATGTGGCGACGGGTCTGGAAGGATTGTCTACACAGCTCGATCCTATTTTGGCAGAACTTCCAGCTGAACAACAAACAGCAATTGGGGAAGCACTCGGTCAATTAACGCAAGGTAGCGCTCAACTGGCGGGCGGTATGCAAGAATTAGCCGCTGGTACTGCGGCATTATCACAAGGAACTACGGAACTAAACGGAGCTGCAGGTCAACTGTCTGGTGCGCATAGCGAGGCACTTGCAGGACTCGATAAATTGAAAGGTTCTTCTCCACAACTTCTTGAAGGAGCAAATGCTCTATCGGCAGGAAATGGGGACCTAGCATCTGGCGTAGCGCAATTAGCAGAAGGTGTAGCGACGGCGCAACAAGGCTCGTCCGATTTAGCGACTGGTCTTGTTACATTGACAGAAGGAACAGGGACGTTGAAAGAAGGAACAGATACGCTCGCATCGAAATCACAAGAGCTTGCAGAAGGCTCAGTCACATTGGCCGACGGTTTAGTGGAGTTGGATGAAGGAACAGTGACATTGCAAGAGAAACTAGCAGAAGCGAATGAAACCGCCAGTGAAGTGAATCCGACAGACAAAACGTATGGTATGGTAGGTTCACCAGTTGATGTCGAAAAAGATGGCATTAACCTTGTGCCGAACTATGGTACAGGCTTCGCACCGTACTTCTTGTCGATGGGATTATTCATTGGTGCATTACTGCTGTCCATCGTCTTCCCACTTGTCGAGCCAGCTATCAAACCAACAGGTGCATTCAAATGGTTCGCAAGTAAAGTATCTGTGCTAGCGATTGTAGGTTTATTGCAGGCGCTTATCGCAGTAGGCGTTGTGAAATTCGCACTTGGAATGGAAACCATCAACACGCCGCTGTTTGTACTCACAGCGATTATCACAAGCTACACATTCATCGCGATTGTTCAAATATGCGTATCCATTTTAGGAGATGCAGGACGTTTCGTCGCGATCATCATGCTTATTTTGCAATTAACGACGAGCGCAGGGACATTCCCACTTGAATTGATTCCAGCACCCTTGCAAATCTTCAACACAGTATTGCCGATGACCTATTCTGTCCAAGCGTTCAAAGGCACTATTTCCACAGGGGATTTGTCATTCGTTTGGATGAACAACGGGATTCTCGTTGGATTCATGGTGGCGTGTTTAGCGATTACATTCGGTTATTTTGCGCTATTGTATACGAGAAGATATTCGAAGGAAACAGTAGAAGCTTAA